A single window of Jiangella alkaliphila DNA harbors:
- a CDS encoding PucR family transcriptional regulator produces MGKLANDPAPGSPELPAAGGKWPSRAVAGLTVRKAMEIPALAGARLLAGEDGLDRVVQRANIMEVPDILPWVKPHELLLTTGYPLRNTPQGLPGLVAELDARGLAALAVKLHRYLDALPDEMVHEADRLGLPLLLLPDAVGFDDILNQVLTGVLNKQAAALERSWEVHHALLSVVLEGGGLTELVTKTSAVLGVPVMVTTADGRVLAEGGNLDDLASWRHTPCFDTSGRFRTEYEPGGVHSHVDVPGWHAVVSIVAGRVDHGRIVAFARHRALDDADVNVLERAATVAALAVNKQLAVTAVESKYRGDFLRDVLSGRAGDRDRIVAHCESLGWDVGRDLVVVVAELDPESGPAGSAGLQLRPVQERFTVAWQSVVQRRDPRAAVVGFAQEVVALLPVGARPDPESSVRDVVRQVSGDGGGGRRSFSTGVSRVVDDPSRLPVGYEQARRAVDVGRQMNGRGSLAHFDSLGSFRLLSQIEDRDELRGFVRETLHGLAADDDPEMEDLRHTLKVLLDTNLNVAEAARQLHFHYNTLRYRISKLERMLGPFTTDPELRLDLALALKVLQMRGLS; encoded by the coding sequence ATGGGCAAACTTGCCAACGATCCGGCCCCGGGTTCGCCGGAGTTGCCAGCGGCCGGCGGCAAGTGGCCGTCCCGCGCCGTGGCGGGGCTGACGGTGCGCAAGGCGATGGAGATCCCCGCGCTGGCCGGTGCGCGGCTGCTGGCGGGGGAGGACGGCCTCGATCGCGTCGTCCAGCGCGCCAACATCATGGAGGTCCCGGACATCCTGCCGTGGGTGAAGCCGCACGAACTGCTGCTCACGACCGGGTACCCGCTGCGCAACACCCCGCAGGGGCTGCCCGGCCTCGTCGCCGAGCTGGACGCGCGCGGGCTGGCCGCGCTCGCCGTCAAGCTGCATCGCTACCTCGACGCGCTGCCCGACGAGATGGTGCACGAGGCGGACCGGCTCGGGCTGCCGCTGTTGCTGCTGCCCGACGCGGTCGGGTTCGACGACATCCTCAACCAGGTGCTCACCGGCGTGCTGAACAAGCAGGCGGCGGCGCTGGAGCGGTCGTGGGAGGTGCACCACGCGCTGCTGTCGGTGGTGCTCGAGGGCGGCGGTCTGACCGAGCTGGTCACGAAGACGTCCGCGGTGCTCGGCGTGCCGGTCATGGTGACGACGGCCGACGGGCGGGTGCTCGCCGAGGGCGGCAACCTCGACGACCTCGCGTCCTGGCGGCACACGCCGTGCTTCGACACGTCCGGCCGATTCCGCACCGAGTACGAGCCCGGCGGCGTCCACTCCCATGTCGACGTGCCCGGCTGGCACGCCGTCGTGTCGATCGTCGCCGGGCGGGTCGACCACGGGCGCATCGTGGCGTTCGCCCGGCACCGCGCCCTCGACGACGCCGACGTCAACGTGCTGGAACGGGCCGCGACGGTCGCCGCGCTGGCGGTGAACAAGCAGCTCGCCGTCACCGCCGTCGAGAGCAAGTACCGCGGCGACTTCCTGCGGGACGTGCTGTCCGGCCGGGCCGGCGACCGGGACCGGATCGTGGCGCACTGCGAGTCGTTGGGCTGGGACGTCGGCCGCGACCTCGTCGTCGTCGTGGCCGAGCTGGACCCGGAGAGCGGGCCGGCCGGGTCGGCGGGGCTGCAGCTGCGGCCGGTGCAGGAGCGGTTCACCGTCGCCTGGCAGTCGGTCGTGCAGCGGCGCGACCCGCGGGCCGCCGTCGTCGGGTTCGCGCAGGAGGTGGTGGCGCTGCTGCCGGTGGGCGCGCGCCCGGACCCCGAGTCGTCCGTCCGCGACGTCGTCCGCCAGGTCTCCGGCGACGGTGGCGGCGGGCGCCGCTCGTTCTCCACCGGCGTCAGCCGCGTCGTCGACGACCCCTCGCGGCTGCCCGTCGGGTACGAGCAGGCCCGCCGCGCCGTCGACGTCGGGCGGCAGATGAACGGCCGCGGGTCACTGGCGCACTTCGACAGCCTCGGCTCGTTCCGGCTGCTCAGCCAGATCGAGGACCGCGACGAGCTGCGCGGCTTCGTCCGCGAGACCCTGCACGGCCTCGCCGCCGACGACGACCCGGAGATGGAGGACCTGCGGCACACCCTCAAGGTGCTGCTCGACACCAACCTCAACGTCGCCGAGGCCGCCCGGCAGCTGCACTTCCACTACAACACGCTGCGGTACCGCATCAGCAAGCTGGAGCGCATGCTCGGCCCGTTCACCACCGACCCCGAGCTGCGGCTCGACCTTGCGCTGGCGCTCAAGGTGCTGCAGATGCGCGGGCTCAGCTGA